A stretch of DNA from Campylobacter gracilis:
TTTTTAAATATAATCGCCGCTTAAAACAAGGAGTGCTAATGAAAAAATTCTATCTTAAAATTTGGCTACTTGCATTTATAATGGCATTTGCAGCGACCCTCGCTGCGGCAAAATCGCATTTGACAAGCTTGATAAAGTTAGAGGATTTTAATAACGAAGAGCAAAGGATGCTTTTTAAATCCTGCGATTATGGCGATGGAAAATATGGATCGTGCAATAAACTCGTTGAAATTTTATCTAAAGAGTGCGAGGATGGTAATATGCGCTCATGTACTATACAGAGTGATTTTTTACAATCTTTGTTTAGAGAAGAGGAAGCTATGAAATATCTGATTAAGCTGTGCGATGCTAACCTTATCGAATATTGTATGGGGCTAGGTTGGGAAGATATAGAATTTAACGGCAATATACAAAGGGCAATTAGGAGTTTTGAAAAAGTATGCGATAGCAAGCTGAAGAATAGTGAGCTTTTTTGTAAAATGAATGAGGAATTAAAGAGCTGTTTAAAAGATAAAGAATGCAATCCGATAATAAAAGGCAAAGCTCTTTTAAAAAGAACTGTAGAGGAGCTGAAATGAGAAGTATTAGCGTTATATTCTTATTGATTATGATATTGTCGTGTCCATTATCTGCCAAATCTACGGCAGAGGAACAAAATCTTTATAACGAATGCAATAAAGGAAACGGCAAATATAGCTCGTGTACTAAACTAATAGAAATTTTATCTAAAAAATGCGATAGCGGCGATATGGAAAAATGCGATGATTTGGGCTATGTTATGGGTTTAGAGCTCGGTATGCGAGAAGCGGCTTTTGTGCCCTTGGAGAAATCTTGTAAGGCGGGTATCGCAGCCTCTTGTTTTAACCTAGGAATTCATGATATAGGTTTAAGAGGTAATGTCAAAAGAGCGGCACATAACTACGCTATAGCTTGCGAAAAATATTCAGAGCATCTAGAAAAAGAAAGAATATTTAAACTAAAATCTTGCGCGCTGAAGGTGGCTTTAGAAAACTGCTTACGAGATGAGGAGGAACACGATCCCGTAAAGTGTGCGAAAAAAGTCTTTTGGGAAATAAGTGATAAATACGACGCAAATTCAACCAAGGAGTAAAAGATGGCAAATCCAAAGAAGGGTAAAGAGCAATAATGAAAGAATTCTATCCCGTAATTTTGGCGCCTTTAATAACACAAACTGCGGCAGAGCGTAATCAAAGCGCAGCTGCTAGCAAAGAGATAAAATTTACGTCGCCTGCCGATCTAAATTTAAATTTATATCATTCGTAAGGATTAAAATGAAAGCACTATTTTTTATACTCGTATCGGCTCTGTTTTTGAAAGCCGCGAGCGTAAGCGAAATTTATTCTCTAGGGGCGCCTGCGTGCGATACTTACGATTTAAATTTAAAGAAATGCAGTAACGGCGACGGCGAAGCATGCTATTTGGTGGCTTTAATTCTAAATAATAAATCTTGCGCACGAAAAAACGACGATTTGGCATTGGAATTTTTTGAAAAATCATGCAGTTTTGGATGTGCCAAAGACTGCATTTTTATGGGGCAAGCGTATTCGCTTACTTCTTTGGACGAAAAACACGCGAAAATCAAGACATATTACGAAAGAGCTTGCGAGCTAGACGCGAAATTTTGCGACGATTACGGGCTTTTATATTTTTACGGCGAGGGCGTAAAAAAGGATGAGCTTGCGGCAAAAGAGTATTTTAAAAAATCCTGCGATGCGGGAAATCCCGCAGGATGCGGGCACTTTGCCACATCGTTAAACAGAGAGAATGAGAATATAAATAAGGTTATGAAATTTTATGAAATCGGCTGCAACGGAGAGCATTACCCTTCGTGCTACGCTTACGGACTGCTGTTGTGGGCTAAAGTAGATAAAAATAAAGGCAAAAATTTTTGCAAGAAGGCTTGCGACAAGGGTAATATAAAGGAGGCGTGCAAATGGGTGCTTGATATGAGCGAGGAAGAGGAAGAGCAAATTTTATATTTGAAGCGGTATTTAAAGCTGGGCTGCAAAGACGGCAATGCGCAAATGTGCAAGGATTTAGGAAAAATAGGGAATTAGAGCAGAATTTTAAATACTAAATTGCCCCACTTGCAAGCTCATAAAAATTCGGATTTTAAAATTTAATCTTAATTGGGCTATAATCTTAGAATTAGTATTCAAAAAGGAGTTTTTATGCAAACACAAAATAATTTTATAAACCGCGAACTAAGCTGGCTACGCTTCAATACACGCGTGCTGGAACAATGCAAAAAGGATATCCCGCTAATTGAAAAATTAAAATTTCTAGCGATTTACAGCACGAATTTAGACGAATTTTATATGATCCGCGTGGCGGGTCTGAAGCAGCTTTTTACCGCCGGCGTTATAACCAGCGGCGATGACGAGATGACGCCTCTTGAGCAGCTACGCGCGATCCGCTCCTATCTAAGAAACGAACAAACCGAGCTTGAGCAGCAGTATTTCGGCATCCAAAAGGAGCTTTGCAAAAACGGGCTTTTTATCAAAAGCTACGACGAGCTACAGCCCGAGCTAAAGCCGGTGGCGGATGAGTTTTTTTTCTCGCAGATAATGCCCGTCATCGTCCCGATCGCAGTTGATGCGACCCATCCTTTCCCGCATCTAAACAATCTCAGCTTCTCCCTTGCGGTCAAGCTCTGCGATGAGGGCGCGCCCGAGTCGGTACATTTTGGAATGATTAGAATCCCACGCGTGATCCCGCGCTTCGTGCAGGTCGCGCAAAACACCTACGTGCCGATCGGCACTATCGTAAAGCGCCACGCGGAGGAAATTTTCCCCGGCTATAAGCTCATCAGCTCCGCAGCCTTCCGCGTCACGCGAAACGCCGACATCGTGATCGAAGAGGAGGAAGCGGACGATTTTATGATGATCTTAGAAGCGGGGCTTAAGCTGCGCCGTAAAGGGGCTTTTGTGCGGCTTCAGATCGAAAAGGATGCCGATGCCGAGCTTTTAGAATTTCTAAATTCCCATCTTAAAATTTTTTACAAAGATATATATGAATGCGCCGTGCCGCTTACGCTGGACGGGCTTTGGGAGATCGCTTCCAATAAGGATTTTTCCTTTCTAGCCCATCCTCAGTATCTGCCAAAGACGCTGCCCCCCTTTAACGAAAACACCTCCGTTATGAGCGCGATGGAGAAGGAGGATATCCTGCTGATCCATCCTTACGAGAGCTTCGATCCTGTCCAAAAACTCATCAAAGAGGCCGCCAAAGATCCAAAGGTCATCTCGATCCGTATGACGCTATATCGCGTGGAGAAAAACTCCCCGATCGTCCAGAGCCTGATCGAGGCCGCAAGCGACGGTAAGCAGGTAACGGTGATGGTCGAGCTTAAGGCGAGGTTTGATGAGGAAAACAACCTGCACTGGGCGAAGGCTCTCGAAGACGCCGGCGCGCACGTCATCTACGGTATCACGGGCTTTAAAGTCCATGCCAAAGTAACCCAGATCATCAAAAAAGAGGACGGCAAGTTAAAATTTTATATCCACCTAGGCACGGGCAACTACAACGGCTCGAGCGCTAAAATTTACACCGACGTGAGCTTTTTTACCTGCGGCGACCGCTTCGATAAGGACACGACGAATTTCTTCCACATCCTCTCGGGCTACAACAAAAACCGCAAACTTGACAACCTCGCTATGTCGCCGATGCAGATCAAAGAGCGACTCCTGGCGATGATAAAAAACGAGGAGAAAAAAGGCTCTGCCGGCAGGATCATCGCTAAGATGAACGCTCTTGTCGACGGCGATATGATCAAGGCGCTGTATAAAGCAAGCGCCGCGGGCGTAAAGATCGATCTCATCGTGCGCGGCATCTGCTGCTTGCGCCCGGCGCTTAAGGGCGTTAGCGAAAATATCCGCGTGATCTCGATCGTCGGAAAATACCTGGAGCACGCTAGAATTTTTTACTTCGCGCACGCCCAGCCCAGCCTATACATCGCGAGCGCGGATTGGATGCCGCGAAATTTGGAGCGCAGACTGGAGCTGATGAGCCCGATTTACAATGAAAATCTGCAAAACAAACTCAAAGAAATTTTAAAACTTCAGCTAAGCGATAACGAGCTTGCATTCGAGCTACAAAGCAGCGGCGAGTACCGAAAGATTGTGCCGAAAAAGGGCGAAGATAAGATCGACGATCAGGAATTTTTAGAAATTTATTTCAATAAAATTTATAAAAATATCCGCAAACACGATGAAAGCGGCACGGCGCTAACTAAGCTTTTGAAAGAGAGCTAGGCGCCTAGAAATTTTGCGTCGTTTGGGCTAGCTATTCGCTAAGCCCTCGCGCAGACCGAGATCATAAAATATTAGATGCAGAATTTTGCGCCGTGAATGCGCGAGTAAATTTACAGAAATTTCAAAGGGATTAAATGAAAAGATATCTTTATCTAGCCGTTATAGCTATGTTTTGTATGGGCGGAGTCTTTGAAGACGCGGACAAGCTCTATGAGGACGGCGATTATTTTAAAGCGATAAAAATGTGGCAGCGCAGCTGCGACGGCGGAGATACGCAAAGCTGCTATATGCTCGGGAACTTATATCGATTCGGCAGGAACGTCACTCAAAACTATCAAAAAGCGGCGAATTTTTATCAAAAAGCCTGCGATGACGGAGATATGACCGGTTGCTATGAGCTTGCAGGACTATACTTTGAAGGCTATGGCGTTAGACAAGATTATCAAAAGGCGGCGAGCCTGCATCAAAAGGCTTGTGACGGCGGCAATATGTTTTCGTGCAATTTGCTTGCAATTTCATACGAATCCGGTATCGGCGTCCCAAGAGACAAGCACAAGGCTATGGTTTTGCGTCAAATGATTTGCGATAACGGTGATGCAGATATGTGCAATAACCTTGCATATTTATATAAAAACGGCGACAAGGTCAGACAGGACTTGCAAAAGGCGGAGAGCCTATATAAAAAAGCGGCTGTTTTGTACCAAAAGAAGGCTCAAATAAATCAAAAGAAATGCGATGAAGGCGACTTATATGAGTGCCAGCGCCTAGCGGATCTATATTTAGACGGCAGGGGCGTAGAGAAGGATTTCAAAAAGGCTGCGGATTTATACCAAAAGGCTTGTGATGGCGGCAGGGCGGCGGCGTGCTTGACTCTGGGAGACTTTTACAAAGCAGGTAATTACCAAAAAGCAGAAAGCCTATATCAAAGCGGGCTAAATTTGCTTAAAAATACTTGCGAGAGCGGGGATGCGGACTCGTGTAGTTATCTCGGGGATTTATACAAAAATGGATGGCAAATTAAACAAGATAGATCCTTAGCAAAAGAATTTTACGGGAAAGCATGCGATTTAGCAGAACAGATCGGCTGTGACGAATACAAGCAATTAAACGAAGCAGAACTCATCGATGATAAGCACGGCATCGCACCGAGCGCGCCTTAATCCATGAAGCTTGCATGCTTTTGCGCAAACAAGGCTACGCAATCAGCGAGCTATCAAATTTTTAGAATTTTAAAATTCTAAATTTTATAAATTATCTTAGGCGCAGCTTCTCAGAAATACTAATCTGCCATGATGCCAGCTATATACTACGCGTAGATAAAATTCCACTCACTTATGATAAAATTTTAAAATTTCTGAAGTTAAAATTTTAAAATTTACTCATTGTCTCATCGCATGCATTTAATAAAAATACTTTTAAATTTAAAGTAAAAATTTGTAATTTTAAAAAATGTAAATTTAAGAGATAAAGGCGTAAGCCAAAGAATTCTTTAAATTTAATTAAATTTTATAACTATAAATGATAAATAAATTCTTTTTAATTTAAATTTAAAGAATTTTTCACTAATATACTGCTCTTTTTAATAACGCCTATGAGAAATAGTATTATAAAAGGATCAAAATGAGCTTATTTAGGTTTTCTATTGCAGCGGCGGGAGCGCTTTGTTTATGCGTGGCCACTTTAGCTGCACAGGACGATAGCGAAGGTAACTCCCAAAATTTAGGGCAGATCAATGTTACGGGAAATGTAGAAAGCGACCCGCTTACCAAAAAAGTCGGCGAAACGAAAAAGAGCGCCAAGCAACTCGCCAAAGAGCAAGTTAGCGATAGTAGAGATATGGTTCGTCACGAAACCGGCGTTTCAGTTGTCGAAAGCGGAAGATTCGGTGCTAGTGGCTACTCGATCCGCGGAGTAGATGAAAACCGCGTAGATATAAGTATTGATGGACTTCGCCAAGCAGAAACGTTAAGCTCGCAAGGTTTTAAAGATCTATTTGAAGGATACGGAAACTTTAATAACACTAGAAACGGCGTTGAGGTTGAAAACGTAAGACAGGTAGATATCACTAAAAGTGCAGATTCGGTAAAAAGAGGCTCGGGCGCGCTAGGTGGCTCAGTAGCGTTTGAGACAAAGGATGCGAGAGATTATCTAACGGAGAAGGATTGGTATTACGGATTTAAGCGCGGGTATCAAAGTGCGGATAGACAAAACTGGCAAAGCCATGCAGCTGCAGTTCGGTTTAAGTGGTTTGATCTTTTGGCTATTCATACTGATAGAGAAGGACATGAACTAAAAAACTGGGGTTATAAAGACTATGACCCAACCGTCATCAGAAAAGTTAGGGAAAAGCCCGATCCGTATAGAATTTACAAGAAAAGCACCCTTGTCAAATTTGGTTTTCAACCCACCGATACCGATAGATTTAGCCTAGGATACGATAAGTCCAATATAAAATCAGAGGGAATAGATTGGTCGAATCAATTTGCTCTTTATAATACGCAAACTCCTTGGGGTGCTCTAACTAATGACATACGACATACCAACGATAGAAGCGAAAGAAAAAACTACTCATTTTCTTATGAAAATTTTGATGAAACGCCTTTATGGGATAGCTTAAAATTTAGCTATAACAAGCAGCATATCAAACTAAAATCGAGAACGGATGAGTATTGCGAGGGTGATAATTGCGCGGGAAATTCAAATCCGTCCGGTCTTCATATAAATGAAGACGGAAAAATGGTAGATAAATACGGAGGAGAGCTCCAACACTCTACCGAGACGTATTACGAACAGCCGTGGTGGAGTCCCGTGCCCATACCTAGAACAAGAGATATCGTAATAGATAGCAGAGGCAATAAAGTAGATGATAACGCGTACCAAGGATACACGAATGAATTAAACACGGGAGGAGTCTCCGATATTTTAGTCAATTGCGATAACTATAACTGCTCAAAGGGTATCGATCTATTTGATACAAATACGTGGAGCTATCAGCACTACGACCTTACCCCTGTACCTACCCCTAATGGCAAAGGAAACTATGCGGTAATCAATCCAAAAGATAGCTGGAACGGCGATTCTCTCTTATTGCCGAGCCAATACGGCTTTGTAGATAACAACTGGAAAGACAGGGATCTCATCACCGATACAAAACAATTAAATCTCGATCTTACCAAGGATTTTACTATCAAAAGCTCAGAGCACACCTTAAGCTACGGCGGGCTTTTTAGTAAAAGCGATAAGCGAATGGTAAACAGACAAGGATACGAGCCTACGAATAAACAGTGGTGGGCCGAAACCTTTTTCGGCGTAAGAAATACTAACCCCGACTTTCCTATGCTCGGCACTTGGTATGCGGATAAATGTAAGCTATACAACGGAAACGACTACGTATCGCTTTGCGGTCACGAAGATGATTCTTTTAGCTTCCTTATTCCGGTTGAGACCAAAACCGGAGCGCTTTATGTGGGAGATGACTTTCGTATAAACGATGTTTTAGCCTTTGATCTTAATTATAGGTATGATAAGGTTAAACACAATCCATCATATACCCCAGGCGTTACGCCTAAAATTCCGACCGATCTGTTTATCGGGATGTTCGTTCCATACACGCCGCTTCCGGGCACTCCGTCTAACGACGAGATAAAAGCTCATAGAGATGCTAACGCCGAAGCCAACGCCGTGTATTTGGCTTCGCAAAAGAGAAAGTATTCGGCAAACTCATATTCTTTATCTACGAATATCGATCCGCTCGATTTTTTTAGAATTCAGCTTAAATATGCAAACGGATTTAGGGCGCCTACTTCGGATGAAATTTACTTCACTTTCCAGCACCGTGATTTTTCGATATATCCTAATTTGGATTTGAAAAAAGAGACCGCAAAGACTAAAGAGATTGCCTTTACGCTTCATAATTCTCCAAGCTTCGTTACATTGAATTTATTCCAAACGGATTATAGGAATTTTATAGATTTACAATACAAGGGGGAATTCCAGCTTCCTTACGGAAACGGTGGAAGTACAATGCCTACTTCTGTGTATCAAAACGTAAATCGTCCAAAAGCAAGAGTAAGAGGAATAGAGATAGACTCGAGACTGGCTTTGGATCAAATTTGGCAGCCATTGCAGGGTTTTAGCATTGGATATAAGCTAAGTATCCAAAAGGGTAGAATGGACATAGGTAATGGCAAAATAGATACTCCGATGAATGCAATCCAGCCTAGAACGGCGGTTTATAGCGTAAGCTACCAAAGCCCAGGCGATAAATTCGGCGCAGATCTATTTGTAACTGCGGTAGCTGCAAAAAAAGGAGA
This window harbors:
- a CDS encoding SEL1-like repeat protein, translating into MRSISVIFLLIMILSCPLSAKSTAEEQNLYNECNKGNGKYSSCTKLIEILSKKCDSGDMEKCDDLGYVMGLELGMREAAFVPLEKSCKAGIAASCFNLGIHDIGLRGNVKRAAHNYAIACEKYSEHLEKERIFKLKSCALKVALENCLRDEEEHDPVKCAKKVFWEISDKYDANSTKE
- a CDS encoding tetratricopeptide repeat protein; this encodes MKALFFILVSALFLKAASVSEIYSLGAPACDTYDLNLKKCSNGDGEACYLVALILNNKSCARKNDDLALEFFEKSCSFGCAKDCIFMGQAYSLTSLDEKHAKIKTYYERACELDAKFCDDYGLLYFYGEGVKKDELAAKEYFKKSCDAGNPAGCGHFATSLNRENENINKVMKFYEIGCNGEHYPSCYAYGLLLWAKVDKNKGKNFCKKACDKGNIKEACKWVLDMSEEEEEQILYLKRYLKLGCKDGNAQMCKDLGKIGN
- a CDS encoding RNA degradosome polyphosphate kinase, coding for MQTQNNFINRELSWLRFNTRVLEQCKKDIPLIEKLKFLAIYSTNLDEFYMIRVAGLKQLFTAGVITSGDDEMTPLEQLRAIRSYLRNEQTELEQQYFGIQKELCKNGLFIKSYDELQPELKPVADEFFFSQIMPVIVPIAVDATHPFPHLNNLSFSLAVKLCDEGAPESVHFGMIRIPRVIPRFVQVAQNTYVPIGTIVKRHAEEIFPGYKLISSAAFRVTRNADIVIEEEEADDFMMILEAGLKLRRKGAFVRLQIEKDADAELLEFLNSHLKIFYKDIYECAVPLTLDGLWEIASNKDFSFLAHPQYLPKTLPPFNENTSVMSAMEKEDILLIHPYESFDPVQKLIKEAAKDPKVISIRMTLYRVEKNSPIVQSLIEAASDGKQVTVMVELKARFDEENNLHWAKALEDAGAHVIYGITGFKVHAKVTQIIKKEDGKLKFYIHLGTGNYNGSSAKIYTDVSFFTCGDRFDKDTTNFFHILSGYNKNRKLDNLAMSPMQIKERLLAMIKNEEKKGSAGRIIAKMNALVDGDMIKALYKASAAGVKIDLIVRGICCLRPALKGVSENIRVISIVGKYLEHARIFYFAHAQPSLYIASADWMPRNLERRLELMSPIYNENLQNKLKEILKLQLSDNELAFELQSSGEYRKIVPKKGEDKIDDQEFLEIYFNKIYKNIRKHDESGTALTKLLKES
- a CDS encoding SEL1-like repeat protein, with the protein product MKRYLYLAVIAMFCMGGVFEDADKLYEDGDYFKAIKMWQRSCDGGDTQSCYMLGNLYRFGRNVTQNYQKAANFYQKACDDGDMTGCYELAGLYFEGYGVRQDYQKAASLHQKACDGGNMFSCNLLAISYESGIGVPRDKHKAMVLRQMICDNGDADMCNNLAYLYKNGDKVRQDLQKAESLYKKAAVLYQKKAQINQKKCDEGDLYECQRLADLYLDGRGVEKDFKKAADLYQKACDGGRAAACLTLGDFYKAGNYQKAESLYQSGLNLLKNTCESGDADSCSYLGDLYKNGWQIKQDRSLAKEFYGKACDLAEQIGCDEYKQLNEAELIDDKHGIAPSAP
- a CDS encoding TonB-dependent receptor domain-containing protein; its protein translation is MSLFRFSIAAAGALCLCVATLAAQDDSEGNSQNLGQINVTGNVESDPLTKKVGETKKSAKQLAKEQVSDSRDMVRHETGVSVVESGRFGASGYSIRGVDENRVDISIDGLRQAETLSSQGFKDLFEGYGNFNNTRNGVEVENVRQVDITKSADSVKRGSGALGGSVAFETKDARDYLTEKDWYYGFKRGYQSADRQNWQSHAAAVRFKWFDLLAIHTDREGHELKNWGYKDYDPTVIRKVREKPDPYRIYKKSTLVKFGFQPTDTDRFSLGYDKSNIKSEGIDWSNQFALYNTQTPWGALTNDIRHTNDRSERKNYSFSYENFDETPLWDSLKFSYNKQHIKLKSRTDEYCEGDNCAGNSNPSGLHINEDGKMVDKYGGELQHSTETYYEQPWWSPVPIPRTRDIVIDSRGNKVDDNAYQGYTNELNTGGVSDILVNCDNYNCSKGIDLFDTNTWSYQHYDLTPVPTPNGKGNYAVINPKDSWNGDSLLLPSQYGFVDNNWKDRDLITDTKQLNLDLTKDFTIKSSEHTLSYGGLFSKSDKRMVNRQGYEPTNKQWWAETFFGVRNTNPDFPMLGTWYADKCKLYNGNDYVSLCGHEDDSFSFLIPVETKTGALYVGDDFRINDVLAFDLNYRYDKVKHNPSYTPGVTPKIPTDLFIGMFVPYTPLPGTPSNDEIKAHRDANAEANAVYLASQKRKYSANSYSLSTNIDPLDFFRIQLKYANGFRAPTSDEIYFTFQHRDFSIYPNLDLKKETAKTKEIAFTLHNSPSFVTLNLFQTDYRNFIDLQYKGEFQLPYGNGGSTMPTSVYQNVNRPKARVRGIEIDSRLALDQIWQPLQGFSIGYKLSIQKGRMDIGNGKIDTPMNAIQPRTAVYSVSYQSPGDKFGADLFVTAVAAKKGDDTYNMYWYEQARSGKIVNGKPVSNSEVEWRSGGYTTIDFVTYVKPIKYLTLRAGAYNITNRKYITWESARSIRPFGTSNLIDQETGLGINRFYSPGRNYKLTWEMQF